One window from the genome of Oryctolagus cuniculus chromosome 1, mOryCun1.1, whole genome shotgun sequence encodes:
- the LYVE1 gene encoding lymphatic vessel endothelial hyaluronic acid receptor 1 — protein sequence MAKCFILLLLLVSIWPTRLLAQGSLRIQELSIMLPCRIVGVTLVNKKVDRQLNFTQAKEACRLLGLTLASKHQVEEAWKFGFETCSYAWVEEGFSVIPRILPNPKCGKNGLGVLIWRAPLSRTFGAYCYNSSDTWVNSCLPEIMTTNDPMFDTQSSMYTTEFAVSDSTYSASSPYPATLALGTTPASASTLAPRRTKMICITETVTDTSTMSTESEQYTENKATFKNEAVGFGGVPTALLVLALLFFSAAAGLAVCYVKRYVKAFPFTNKSQQKEMIETKVVKEEKADDSNPNDESKKTAKSPEEPKSQPKTTVRCLEAEV from the exons ATGGCCAAGTGCTTCATCCTGCTGTTGCTTCTTGTCTCCATCTGGCCCACAAGGCTTCTGGCCCAAGGCTCTCTACGAATTCAAG AGCTTTCCATCATGCTGCCATGCAGAATTGTGGGGGTCACCCTTGTGAACAAAAAGGTAGACCGGCAGTTAAATTTCACACAAGCCAAGGAGGCCTGCAGGCTGCTGGGACTAACTTTGGCCAGCAAACACCAGGTTGAAGAGGCATGGAAGTTTGGCTTTGAGACTTGCAG CTATGCATGGGTTGAAGAAGGGTTCTCAGTCATCCCTCGGATTCTCCCAAATCCAAAATGCGGGAAGAATGGGTTGGGTGTCCTGATTTGGAGAGCTCCACTTAGCAGAACATTTGGGGCCTACTGTTACAACTCATCTG ATACTTGGGTTAACTCATGCCTTCCAGAAATTATGACCACCAATGACCCCATGTTCGACACTCAAAGTTCAATGTACACAACAGAATTTGCGGTCAGTGACAGTACCTATTCAGCATCATCCCCTTACCCAGCGACACTTGCCCTTGGTACTACTCCAGCTTCGGCTTCCACTTTGGCTCCACGGAGAACCAAAATGATTTGCATCACAGAAACTGTTACAGACACTAGCACCATGTCTACAGAATCTGAACAATATACTGAAAATAAAGCTACATTCAAGAATGAAGCTGTTGGGTTTGGAG GAGTTCCCACAGCGCTTCTGGTGCTCGCTCTCCTCTTCTTCAGTGCTGCAGCCGGCCTCGCGGTTTGCTACGTCAAAAG GTACGTGAAGGCCTTCCCTTTTACAAACAAAAGTCAGCAGAAAGAAATGATCGAAACCAAAGTAGTGAAGGAAGAGAAGGCTGATGATAGCAACCCTAATGACGAATCAAAGAAAACTGCTAAAAGCCCAGAAGAGCCCAAGAGTCAACCCAAAACAACAGTGCGATGCCTGGAAGCTGAAGTCTAG